A genomic segment from Triticum dicoccoides isolate Atlit2015 ecotype Zavitan chromosome 1A, WEW_v2.0, whole genome shotgun sequence encodes:
- the LOC119314014 gene encoding uncharacterized protein LOC119314014 — MEKMQCGSKGIAHRASAASGSGKQKRKGGGGGDKPIKVVYISNPVRVSTSAAGFRALVQELTGRNADPSKYTGSGAADVGESSAGSPAGPQMGPAPSPGSTAESSEGAAACSHNVPATAAPAGYGYEEEEDSFPPQLIDNRYSVFSPPTFLYGSHAEW, encoded by the coding sequence ATGGAGAAGATGCAGTGCGGTTCCAAGGGCATTGCTCACCGGGCCTCGGCGGCCAGCGGCTCCGGCAAGCAAAAgcggaagggcggcggcggcggggacaagcCGATCAAGGTGGTGTACATCTCCAACCCGGTGCGGGTGTCGACCAGCGCGGCGGGCTTCCGCGCGCTCGTGCAGGAGCTCACCGGCCGCAACGCCGACCCGTCCAAGTACACCGGCAGCGGCGCCGCCGACGTCGGCGAGAGCAGCGCGGGGAGCCCGGCCGGGCCGCAgatgggccccgcgcccagccccGGCAGCACGGCGGAGTCATCGGAAGGCGCCGCCGCTTGCAGCCACAACGTCCCGGCCACAGCAGCGCCGGCGGGCTACGGgtatgaggaggaggaggacagctTCCCGCCGCAGCTGATCGACAACAGGTACTCCGTATTCTCGCCGCCGACGTTCCTCTACGGCTCGCACGCCGAGTGGTGA